In Papilio machaon chromosome W, ilPapMach1.1, whole genome shotgun sequence, a single genomic region encodes these proteins:
- the LOC123723036 gene encoding putative nuclease HARBI1: MGSYQKGVANEVHMNQKSVSRCIREVTKALNEISNKWIQFPQTSTQRTKIKQGFYTKFNFPGVIGAIDCTHVAIVRPAADVLCFYNRKGFHSLNVQMVCDSDLRITNVNAKFGGASHNSHIWASSRLQSHMEALQLSGKSVWLLGDSGYPQRSYLVTPILNAEPGSRGENYTRVHVKARSCIERAFG; this comes from the exons ATGGGTTCATATCAGAAAGGTGTTGCTAATGAGGTACATATGAATCAAAAAAGTGTAAGTCGGTGTATCAGAGAGGTGACAAAAGCTCTGAATgagatttcaaataaatggatACAATTCCCACAAACAAGCACacaaagaactaaaattaagcaagG attttatactaagtttaattttcctgGTGTAATTGGTGCCATTGATTGCACCCATGTGGCCATAGTTCGTCCAGCTGCAGatgtactttgtttttataac AGAAAAGGCTTTCATTCTCTTAATGTCCAAATG gtatgTGACAGTGATCTCAGAATcactaat GTTAATGCCAAGTTTGGTGGTGCAAGTCACAACAGTCATATCTGGGCAAGTAGCAGACTGCAAAGCCATATGGAGGCTCTGCAACTATCTGGCAAGTCCGTTTGGTTGTTGg gtGACAGTGGTTACCCTCAAAGGAGCTACCTTGTGACACCTATTCTGAATGCAGAACCAGGATCTAGAGGAGAGAACTACACTAGAGTGCATGTCAAGGCCCGAAGCTGCATAGAAAGGGCATTTggttaa
- the LOC123723037 gene encoding uncharacterized protein LOC123723037, whose translation MASQQNEIPQEGTSGTAGGESLPVATAAGCPAYSGGGKDCFSYTTTQARIMETIARDLDSEVTRRPSLDGVKLKEARVRLERLPIAALSDTSEGKTRCDRMECDGGAASDSDCSVTVAAERGPISDAMAAMLGAKRPRLSEGSTDEERTASPVTARWRQQEKRAAAKARAKQKEEDLKDAAVSIKEAVEVLGARTLSEETCQLQADNARLRAEMDALHKELAAIKEDLRKRGSAVSSSLEDRLLPERNLRPPLAADKKRDGSTYAAKLAGQPTVPAKGRDQGAARQATQKVPAQPGTSGTQRKAPAAPPQRPPGPAQSRPETQGTSAPSTATAEKGKSKRRRKRRKNKKKNPPRQKEKAGAAKLHAPRSSAVVITLQPGASERGATYASVIASAKERINPAELGAQGVRLRKAANGGRIFEFPGASSGEKADSLAQRLREVLDSEVVRVSRPTKSVALRVSGLDDSTTSAEVVAAIAAAGGCPAEQLRAGVMSTGRDGLGSVVVQCPVAAAKKIVTAGRLLGWVSAQARVLDARPMRCFRCLTPGHLSGQCQGVDRSGLCFRCGQPGHKARGCTAAPHCVVCAAAGMPAEHRVGNKAYVSPPKGKRSKKGGGDGQNPTVGQPTASPLQAAPPQAEEVAMVVE comes from the exons ATGGCAAGCCAACAAAACGAAataccccaggagggtacctCCGGCACTGCCGGAGGAGAATCCCTCCCCGTGGCCACGGCCGCGGGCTGCCCcgcgtattctggggggggcaaGGACTGCTTTTCCTATACGACGACTCAGGCTAGAATAATGGAAACGATTGCACGTGATCTGGATTCGGAGGTGACGAGGCGCCCGTCGCTGGACGGCGTCAAACTGAAAGAGGCGAGAGTGCGGCTGGAACGCTTGCCGATCGCGGCACTCAGCGATACATCGGAGGGAAAGACAAGATGTGACAGGATGGAGTGTGATGGTGGAGCAGCGTCCGATTCGGACTGCAGCGTCACCGTCGCTGCCGAAAGGGGGCCGATTTCGGATGCCATGGCAGCGATGCTCGGCGCCAAACGGCCCCGCCTCAGTGAGGGGTCCACGGATGAGGAACGGACGGCGTCCCCAGTGACGGCAAGGTGGCGCCAACAAGAGAAGAGGGCCGCGGCCAAGGCTCGCGCCAAACAAAAGGAGGAAGATCTGAAGGACGCTGCGGTATCAATTAAGGAAGCCGTGGAAGTCCTCGGGGCCCGTACACTATCGGAGGAGACATGCCAGCTCCAGGCGGACAACGCCCGCCTGCGGGCCGAGATGGATGCACTCCATAAGGAGTTAGCAGCTATAAAGGAGGATCTGCGGAAACGGGGTTCCGCAGTCTCCTCCTCGCTTGAGGACAGACTCCTCCCGGAGAGGAACCTGCGGCCGCCTCTTGCGGCCGATAAGAAGAGGGACGGGAGCACGTACGCTGCCAAGCTTGCGGGGCAGCCGACGGTGCCCGCTAAAGGAAGAGACCAGGGAGCGGCCAGGCAGGCGACGCAGAAAGTGCCAGCCCAGCCAGGCACCAGCGGCACCCAACGAAAGGCTCCCGCTGCGCCACCGCAGCGCCCGCCGGGCCCCGCCCAGAGCCGGCCCGAGACACAGGGCACGAGCGCCCCCTCAACCGCTACTGCGGAAAAGGGGAAGAGCAAGAGAAGGAGAAAGAGGAGGAAGAATAAGAAAAAGAACCCACC GCGACAAAAGGAGAAGGCTGGTGCCGCCAAACTCCACGCGCCCCGGTCGTCTGCGGTGGTCATCACGCTGCAGCCGGGTGCGTCGGAGAGAGGTGCCACCTATGCAAGCGTCATTGCCTCGGCAAAGGAGAGGATTAACCCGGCCGAGCTTGGAGCCCAGGGCGTTCGCCTTCGGAAGGCTGCCAACGGGGGTCGCATTTTTGAGTTCCCAGGCGCCTCCAGTGGCGAGAAGGCGGACTCCCTGGCCCAAAGGCTGCGGGAAGTCCTGGATAGTGAAGTCGTTCGCGTCTCCCGGCCTACTAAGTCGGTGGCCCTACGGGTGTCAGGCCTGGACGACTCTACCACCAGTGCCGAGGTGGTCGCCGCGATTGCTGCAGCGGGAGGATGCCCCGCCGAGCAGCTGCGGGCCGGCGTGATGTCCACCGGCCGCGACGGACTGGGATCAGTGGTTGTCCAGTGTCCCGTCGCGGCTGCGAAAAAGATCGTGACCGCTGGTCGTCTTCTGGGCTGGGTGTCCGCCCAGGCTAGGGTGCTGGATGCCCGGCCAATGAGATGTTTCAGGTGCCTGACTCCCGGGCACCTATCCGGCCAGTGCCAGGGGGTGGACCGCTCCGGACTCTGTTTCCGGTGCGGTCAACCAGGGCACAAGGCCCGCGGATGCACCGCTGCGCCTCACTGCGTGGTCTGCGCTGCGGCCGGCATGCCGGCGGAGCACCGAGTCGGCAACAAAGCCTACGTCTCCCCACCCAAGGGGAAGAGAAGTAAGAAGGGAGGTGGGGACGGTCAGAACCCGACGGTCGGACAGCCCACTGCCTCACCCCTACAGGCGGCACCGCCGCAGGCCGAGGAGGTTGCTATGGTCGTGGAATAA